ACATCCGCACCGCCCGGGCCAAAGGGCTCAGCGGGCGGGTCGTCGTCTTCAAGCACGCGCTGAAGAACGCCCTGATCCCGGTCATCACCGTGGTGGGCCTGGAGATCGGCGGGCTGCTCACCGGCTCCATCCTCACCGAGTCGGTGTTCGGGATCCCCGGCCTGGGGCTGGTGACGATCCGGGGGCTCAACGCCCTGGACTTCCCGGTGATCCAGGCCACGGTGCTGCTCACCGCGGTGATCTTCGTGGTGATGAACATCCTCGTGGACATCAGCTACTCGCTGGTCGATCCGCGCATCCGCATGACGTAGGAAAGGAGCAGAGGCCATGGCGGCAACCGCTGAGGTAAGGGCGCCTGCGGCGGCGGGCGCCGAGCCCAGGAGCAGGACCGCCTGGGACCGGCTGCGGCAGCACAAGCTGGCGATGGCGGGCCTGATCTTCATCGTCCTGCTCATCCTCATGGCGATCCTCGCCCCCTGGCTCGCTCCGGCCGATCCCAACAAGCAGGACCTCTTCCTGAAGCTGGCCAAGCCCGGTACACCCTTTGACGCGCTGGGAGAGGGCAAGTACTGGCTCGGCGCCGACCACCTGGGCCGCGACGTGTTCTCGCGCGTGATCTACGGGGCGCGCGTCTCGCTGCTCGTCGGCTTCGTCGCCGAGGCCATCGTCATGGTGATCGGCGTGACGATGGGCGCGCTCGCGGGCTACTACGGCGGCCGGGTGGACCGGGTCATCATGCGCACGGTGGACGTGCTGTTCGCCTTCCCGGACCTGCTGTTTGCGATTGCGATCATGTTCGCCCTCGGCCGGGGGCTCATCAACCTGTTCATCGCCCTGTCGGTGGTGGGCTGGGCCGGCATGGCCAGGCTCACCCGCGGCCAGGTGCTGGCCCTGAAGGAGCGGGAGTTCGTGGAAGGGGCCCGGGCCGCCGGGGCCAGCGACGCGCGGGTGATCCTCCGGCACATCCTGCCCAACGCGCTGGGGCCGATCATCGTGGCAGTGACCCTGGGCATCCCCGGGGCGATCATGAGCGAGGCGTCCCTCAGCTACCTGGGGCTGGGGGTGCAGCCGCCCACGGCCACCTGGGGTTCCATGATCTACGAGGGCCGTTCGTACCTCCGGCACGCCCCCTGGATGTCCCTCGCGCCGGGCGTGATGATCATGCTCACCGTGCTGGCGTTTAACCTGCTGGGCGACGGCCTGCGGGACGCCCTGGATCCCCGCACGAAGAAGTAGAGGAGGGGCGGCTGTGGCGCTCTATCCCTGCAACGCCTTTGCCGCCGGCGACCACCAGGGCACCCGGGCGGGGCCGGAGGGGCTGGTCGGCGACGGAACCTGGACGGCACCTGAGCAGGAGGCCGCGCCCTTCGACTGGGCCGTGGCCTCCTGGAACGGTGAGGGGGAGCTGATCGAGGTTTCCCTGCGGGTGCGCGTCGGCGACGACTGGTCGCCCTGGTTCAGCTTCGGCCGCTGGTCCTCCACCGGCGAGCGTGCCTCCGTCCCCGACCAGGTGCATCCGCCTTTCGGCCGGCTGGAGACCGACACGCTGCTGCTCGACCGCCCCGCCCGGGCGTACCAGTTCCGGGTGACGCTGAGGGCCGCGGCGCTCCGCCGGCTCTGGCTGGCCGCCGCCCGGAAGGATGAGCGCAGCGGCGAGCCGCCGCACCGGGACGCCTGGGGGGTGGAGCTGGACGTGCCCATGCGGTCCCAGATGGTCTTCCCCGACGGCGGGAACGTCTGGTGCAGCCCGGTCTCGCTGGCGATGGTGATGGCCTACTACGGCCACGTGGAGTCGATTCCCGGGGAGACGGTCCCGGGGGTCTACGACGCCGCCTACCGGGGCCACGGAAACTGGCCGTTCAACACCGCCTACGCCTCCACCCGGGGCTTCCGGGCGTACGTGGACCGGTTCGGCAGCTTCGCCGAACTGGAGCGGTGGATCGCCCGCCGGCGGCCGCTCATCGCCTCGGTGGCGTACGACCGGTCGTGGCTGCCCAACGCGCCCATCGCCCGGACGGCGGGCCACATCCTGGTGGTGCGCGGCTTCACCCCGGAGGGGGATGTGATTGTGAACGACCCCGCCGCGCCTTCCGACCCCGAGGTGCGGCGGGTCTACCGCCGCGAGCTGTTCCGGCGGGCCTGGCTGGACCGGAGCGGCGTGGTCTACGTCCTGGAGCCCCTGTCCGCGCCGGGAGGATTATAATAGGAGTGGCGCAGACGGCGGGCTTCCTGCTGTGCGCCCTGATTTGCCCGGGAGGTGCGTGCATGGAAAAGCTGACCCAGATCCGGTCCCAGCTGCCGGCCCTGAGCAGCCAGGTCTACCTGAACACCGGAACCGCCGGCCCCCTGCCCGAGCCGGTGCGCGCCGCCATGGTCGAATCGCTGGCGGCCCAGGCGGCGGAGGGGCGCATCGCGACGGAGTATTACGTAAAGCTGAACCAGCTGAAGGCCCAGGTCCGTGCGAAGCATGCGGCGCTGCTCGGCTGCGAGCCCGAGGAGATCGCCCTCACCCAGAACACGACCGACGGAATGAACCTGGTCACGCTGGGGGTGAACTGGCAGCCCGGCGATGAGGCCATCACCACCAACCTGGAGCATCCGGGCGCGCTGTTCCCGCTGTTTGCCGCCCGCGAGCGGTACAATATCACCATCCGGATCGCGGACGTGCTGAACCGGCCCGAGGAGGCGCCGGCGGTGATCGAGCGGCTGATCACCCCGCGCACCAAGCTGATCTCCCTCTCCCACGTCTCCTTCATCACCGGGGCGGTGCTGCCCATCCGGGAGATCGCCGAGGTGGCGCACCGGCACGGGGTGCTGGTGCTGGTCGACGGCGCGCAGTCCTTCGGCGCCATCCCGGTGAACGTGAAGGAGCTGGGGGTCGACTTCTACGCGGTGACCGGGCAGAAGTGGCTCTGCGGCCCGGAGGGCGTCGGTGCCCTGTACGGGTCCCGGACGGCGGCGGCCCAGCTGCGCATCACCTTCGCCGGATACGGCACCGCCCAGGCCTATGACATGTACGCCGGCCTGCTGCCCAAGGGCGGCGTCCAGAAGCTGGAGCAGGGCACGGTGCAGCCGGCCAACCTGGCGGGCCAGCTGGCCGCGTGCCGCTGGCTCACCGAGGAGGTGGGCACGGACTGGGCGTACGCGCGGATCCGCCGCCTGGCTGCAACCGCGCGGGAACTGCTGGCCCGGGTGCCCGGGGTGACGGTCGTCACCCCGGCCGAGACCGCGGGACTGGTCACTTTCCAGGTGGAGACCGACGCCGAACGCGTGCTGAAGGCCCTGGCGCAGCAGCGCATCATCGTCCGCACGGTGCCTCACCCGCGCAGCCTCCGGCTTTCCGCGGGCTTCTACAACACGGAGGAGGAGCTGGAGCAGCTCGCGGAGGCCCTCCGGCCGCTGGCGCAGGGCGGATAAGCGCATCACCGAGGCCGCTCCCTGACCCGGGAGCGGCCTCCACCATTGGCAAGTGGATCCGGGTGATTACGTGAACCAACTGGTTCGTGAAATCACTCTTATGGTCACGCAGGTTCATTCTGTGCGTTTTCGTCATGCTGGAGCGAGGATTCGTCATGCCTGGCATTCGGGAGACCGATCTCCCCGGGATCGGTCGCAAGTTCCTCATCGAGACCCGCAGCGGCGACAAGATGGTGGTGGTGCACGACGACGGGCGGCGCGCCATCTACCACTTCGACCAGGAGGACCCGGATGAGCCGGTCTCGATGGTGACCCTGGACGACACCGAGGCGCGCCAGGTGGCCGCCATCGTGGGCGGCCTGGCGTACCAGCCCAAGGTCCTCGAAGAGATGGACATGGACGTCAACGACCTGATGATCAAGTGGTACCGGCTGGGTCCGCACTCTCCCGGCGCGCCGAGCTGTTCATCCTGGTGGTCTTCGGCGCGCTCTTCCTGATCGCGGGCTTCGGCGAGTCGCTGCACGTGGCCGAGGCCATCGGCGCGCTCCTCTTCGGCCTGGCCCTGGCGGAGAGCGACCATCGGGAGCGGGTGGAGCACCTCATCCTGCCATTCCGCGATTTCTTCGGGGCCCTGTTCTTCTTCAGTTTCGGCCTCTCCATCGACCCCGTGGGGCTCGGCGGTGCGGTCGTGCCGGCCGTGATCGCCGCGGCGGTGAGCATGGTTGGCAACTTCGCCGCCGGCATGCTGGCCGGTCGGACCTCCGGGCTGTCGCACAAGGCCTCGGCCAACATCGGCCTGACCATCGTGGCCCGCGGCGAGTTCTCCATCGTCATGGCGAACCTCGGCGTGGCCGGAGGCCTGCTGCCGGTCCTCCAGCCCTTCGCGGCGCTGTACGTCCTCATCCTGGCCGTGCTCGGTCCGGTGCTGGCCAAGCACTCGACGGCCATCTACGACCTGCTGAGCCGGGTGTTCCGGTGGCAGCGGCCCAAGCCGAGAAGGCGCAAGATCACCATCCCGGAGGCCGCACAGGAGGCGCAGCCTTAACCCGGGCGGCGCCGCGGCCCGGTCCGGGGCCACGCACGGCGAAGGCCGCTCCCGGCAGGGAGCGGCCTTCCCGCGGTCTAGAGGACCAGTTGCGCCCGCTTCGCGGCCTCGTGTGCGGCGGTGGCGGCGAGTACCGCCTCCCAGAACCCGTCCAGCCGAGGGTGCAGCGCGTCGACGCCCGCCGCGGCCACGCCCCCCGGGGTGGCGACCCGGGCGGCCACGTCCGCGAAGTCATACCCCGTCTGCTCCATCAGCTCGCAGGTGGCCCGGGCCGTCTCCCGTACCATGGCCATCACGGCCTCCCGGGAGAGAGCCGGGGCTTTCCCGCGCGCCGCCTCCGCCATCGCGTGCAGGACCAGGCTGAGGAAGGCGGGGCCGCACGCGGTCAGGTCGGAGGCGGTGCGCACGGCCTCCTCCGGCACCACGAACGGCCGGCTGACGGCGCCCATCAGCCGCATGAGCAGCGCCCGGTCGCGGTGGGTGCAGCGCCCTCCGAAGACCAGCAGCGAGACGCCGCGACGGACGGCGTGGACCACGGAAGGGATCACCTTTGCGGCACGGGCCGGCGTCCTCGCCTCCAGCATGGCGAGAGTGACCGTGTTGTTGATGGTGACCAGCAGGTGGTCCGCGGTTATGTACGGCCCGATCTCCTCCAGCACCCCGGCGGTCTCGGGGGGCTTGACGCAGAGGAAGACGACCCCGGCCCGGCGCGCGAGATCGCCTCCCCCGTAGGCCTCCTGCACCCCGGGCAGCGCGGCGGTAACCCGGCGCCGCTTCTCCGGCGAGCGGGAGTAGATCAGAACCTCATCCGGCTGCAGCGCGCCCGCACGCACGAGGGCGGTGACCAGGAGCCGCCCCATGTTGCCCATGCCGATGAACCCGATTGCCACAGGCAGACCCTCCCCACCTGGGATCGCTGCTAGCCAGGGTATTCCGCCCGGGGGGGACCGGACACCCATGTACGAATTGCCCGCGGCGGCGGGCCGATGGTACAATGCAGTGCGTGACCATGGAGGAGGAGGCGGTTTGCCCATGTACGACGAACTGACCCGCCGAGCGCAGCGCTTGCGCGAGCGAATCATCGAACTCAGGAGGTCTCTTTGACCTCGACAGGCGTCTCGAGGAGATCGCGGCGCTGGAGCACCAGATCGCGGCGCCGGACTTCTGGAACGACCAGGACCGGGCAAGGCGCGTCACCCAGCAGGTCGCGCAGCTGAAGGCCCCGGTGGAACAGCTGGAGTCCTTCCGGCGCCGGCTGGACGACCTGGAGGTCATGATCGACCTCGCCGAGGAGGCGTCCGACGCCGAGATGGCCGCGGAGGCCAGAGCGGAGGCCGACGCCCTGGAGGAACAGGTCCGGCAGTTCGAGCTGCAGGTCCTGCTGAACGGGAAGTACGACGCGTACAACGCCATCCTAACCATCCACGCCGGGGCCGGCGGTACCGAGGCACAGGACTGGGCGGAGATGTTGCTGCGCATGTACGTCCGCTGGGCCGAGCGGCGCGGCTTCAAGGTGGAGGAGCTGGACCGGCTGGACGGGGACGAGGCCGGCATCAAGTCGGTCACGATCGCGGTGCGGGGCCCCTACGCGTACGGTTTCCTCCGGCCGGAGATGGGCGTCCACCGGCTGGTGCGCATCTCGCCCTTCGACGCGTCCGGCCGGCGGCACACCTCGTTCGCCGCGGTGGAGGTCATGCCCGAGATCGAGGATGACGTGGACGACATCGAGATCCGGCCCGAGGACCTGCGCATCGATACGTTCCGGTCCAGCGGCGCGGGCGGCCAGCACGTCAACAAGACCGAGTCGGCGGTGCGGATCACCCACCTGCCCACCGGTATCGTGGTATCGTGCCAGCAGGAGCGCTCGCAGATGCAGAACCGCGCCGTGGCGATGATGATGCTCCGCTCCAAGCTGGTGGAGCTGAAGATCGAGGAGCAGAACAAGGAGATGGCCCAGATCCGGGGCCCGCAGATGGAGATCGCCTGGGGCAGCCAGATCCGCAGCTACGTCTTCCAGCCTTACACCCTGGTGAAAGACCACCGCAGCGGGGTGGAGGTGGGCAACGCCCAGGCGGTGATCGACGGCGAGCTGGATCCCTTCATCTACGGGTACCTGGAGAAGAGGGCCAACGGCGAGCTCGCCCGGCCGTAAGGGAAAGGCCCGGGAACCCGCCGGCCCGCGCGGGCGTCGTACGGACAGCGGAGATATATGGAAGGGAGCGAACTCCGGATGCCGCACCGATGGAGGAACCTGTCGTTGCTGGTGGCAGCTGCGCTGCTCGTCGGCCTGGCCGCCGGCCGCGTGATGGCCGAGACCGCGGAGCCGGGCACCGGCGGCGACCCGCTGGTCAGCAAGTCCTACGTGGATCTGGTGGCGCTGTACCGGGTCGTGGAGGTGTCCGCGGGGCAGAAGGTGATCGGGGAGGCCGGCACCGAGCTGGTGCTGCGGGGCGGCCGGGCGACGGCCATCGACTCGGCCCTGGGCGGGCTGCTGGACGTGACCGCCGGCACTGACATCCGGGGCGGCTCCCGGATCCCCGCCAACCACCTGATCGTGGTGCCCCGCAGCGACGGGCGGGGGTTCCAGGCCGAGACCGACCTGGTCCTGATGGTGAAGGGCCGGGTCACCATCCAGGACTAGTCCGTACGCGCAGGCCGGTGGCAGATGACATGAAGCGCGCACAGATCCTCAGCATTGGCGTCGATAAGGTGACGATGGCCGAGGCCGTGGACCGCTGCCTCGGCTTCATTGACGCGGGCGGCCCGCACCTGGTGGTCACGCCCAACGCGGAGATCGCCGACCGGGCCGGCCGGGACCCGGAGCTGGCCGCCATCATCAACGGAGCTGACCTGGTCGTGCCGGACGGCGCCGGCATTGTGCTGGCCTCCAGGCTGCTCGGCGACCCGGTGCCCGAGAAGGTCGGCGGCGCAGACCTGGCCTCCAACCTGCTGAAGGCCCTGAACGACCGGGGCGGGGGGCGGGTCTTCCTGTTGGGCACCCGCCCCGAGGTGGTGGCGGAGGCGGCCCGCCGGGTGCAGGAGGCGTACCCCCGCATCCAGGTTGTGGGCTGGCGCGACGGTTTCTTCCGGCCCGAGGAGGAGGGCGAGGTCGTCGCGCAGATCCGGGCTGCACGCCCGGACGTGCTCTTCGTCGCCCTGGGCTCGCCCAAGCAGGAGCGATGGCTGCACCGCCACCTGCCGGAGCTCGGCGTGCCCGTGGGCATGGGCGTAGGCGGGACCATCGACGTGTGGGCCGGCGCCGTCCCCCGCGCCCCGCAGTGGATGATCCGCGCCAACCTGGAGTGGCTCTACCGGATCGTGCGGCTGCGCCGGGTGCGGCGCAGCCTGCCCCCGCTGGTGCGCTTCGGCCTGAACGTGCTGCGGGCTCGAGCGCAGCGTCCGAACCCGTGATGCGTATGCTGACCCACCCGGTCCGGCCGGGTGGGTCTTTCGTGGGAATGACGGCTTTCGGAAGGGCATCCAGATTTAGCATGACCTAGAATAACGCGTCCAGGAAGGGAAGGTTTGTACCTTCGTCGAACTCCCTGGTAAAGTTTCACGTTAGACGTTCGGATCGTGAAGGATCGCCAGTCTCCGCAGCGTATAGGAACTAACCGATGGGGTGATCCCGCGTGATCGAGTTTATCAACGTCACAAAAGTCTACCCCCATATGAAAACCCCTTCCCTCGATGGCATCAACCTCCGGGTTGAGCGGGGGGAGTTTGTCTTTTTGGTCGGCCCTTCGGGTGCCGGCAAGTCCACGCTCATGAAGCTGATCTACCGGGAGGAGCTGCCCACGACGGGCCAGATCCTCGTGGATGGCAAGGACGTCGCCCGCCTGCCCCGGCGGGCGGTGCCGTACCTCCGGCGGAGCATCGGGATCATCTTTCAGGACTTCAAGCTCCTGCCCGACCGCACGGTGTTCGAGAACGTGGCCTTCGCCCTGGAGTGCACCGACGTGCCCCGGCGCGAGGTAAACCGCCGGGTTCCGGCCGCCCTGGAGCTGGTTGGCCTGCGCCACAAGAGCCGGGCGCTGGCTGCGGAGCTCTCCGGAGGCGAGCAGCAGCGGGTGGCGGTGGCGCGCGCCATCGTGCGGAACCCGGTGCTGGTGATCGCCGACGAGCCCACCGGCAACCTGGACCCCGAGAACACCTGGGCGATCATGAACCTCCTCAACCAGATCAACCAGATGGGGGCCACGGTGGTGGTGGCCACCCACGCGGCGGAGATCGTCGACACCATGAAGAAGCGCGTCATTGCCCTGGAGCGGGGTCGCGTGGTGCGTGACGAGAACAGGGGGACCTACGGCTATGAGTCTTAGGGGATGGGCCGCCGCACTGCGCGACGCCCTGCACAACATGGCGCGGGGCAACCTGATGTCTCTCGCTTCGATGCTCTCGGTCGCGGTCACGCTGCTGGTTCTGGCGGTGGTGGCGCTCCTGGCCGTCAATCTCGAGCAGATGGCTGCCTCGGCCGAGAGCCAGGTCGAGATCAAGGGCTACCTCTGCACCGCCCGGCGGGACGAGGTGAAGTGCGACCAGCGGGATCTGACTGAAGAGGAGATCCAGGCCATCCTGTCCCGCATCCGCAGCATGCCCAACGTCCAGGAGGTCACGTTCCTGAGCCGGCACGAGGCCCTGGAGCAGATGAAGCGGGCGGACCCCGCCCAGGCGGCGATCCTCAGCGGCTACGAGGGCGACGAGAACCCCCTCTCCGATGAGATCTACGTGAAGGTGACGGACGTCCAGCTCGTCGCGGAGGTGGCGGAGCAGATCCAGGCCATGCCCGGCGTGGCGAAGGTGGACTATGGCAAGGAGATCGTCGCCGATCTGCTGGCCTTCACCCGGGCGGTGCGCATCGGCGGCCTCGGCCTGGTGCTGCTGCTGCTCTTCGCCACGGTGCTCACGCTCTCCAACACCATCCGCCTGTCGGTGTACGCCCGGGGGCGGGAGGTCTCGATCATGAAGCT
The nucleotide sequence above comes from Symbiobacterium thermophilum IAM 14863. Encoded proteins:
- the ftsX gene encoding permease-like cell division protein FtsX produces the protein MSLRGWAAALRDALHNMARGNLMSLASMLSVAVTLLVLAVVALLAVNLEQMAASAESQVEIKGYLCTARRDEVKCDQRDLTEEEIQAILSRIRSMPNVQEVTFLSRHEALEQMKRADPAQAAILSGYEGDENPLSDEIYVKVTDVQLVAEVAEQIQAMPGVAKVDYGKEIVADLLAFTRAVRIGGLGLVLLLLFATVLTLSNTIRLSVYARGREVSIMKLVGATDWYIRRPFVLEGMLLGTVGAGLASGVTAWGYIRLAPAIQQTIPFLPVVQPGAVLQDLTLALLGLGAVLGALASYFSLHRYLKV
- a CDS encoding NAD(P)-binding domain-containing protein, producing MAIGFIGMGNMGRLLVTALVRAGALQPDEVLIYSRSPEKRRRVTAALPGVQEAYGGGDLARRAGVVFLCVKPPETAGVLEEIGPYITADHLLVTINNTVTLAMLEARTPARAAKVIPSVVHAVRRGVSLLVFGGRCTHRDRALLMRLMGAVSRPFVVPEEAVRTASDLTACGPAFLSLVLHAMAEAARGKAPALSREAVMAMVRETARATCELMEQTGYDFADVAARVATPGGVAAAGVDALHPRLDGFWEAVLAATAAHEAAKRAQLVL
- a CDS encoding cation:proton antiporter regulatory subunit, yielding MPGIRETDLPGIGRKFLIETRSGDKMVVVHDDGRRAIYHFDQEDPDEPVSMVTLDDTEARQVAAIVGGLAYQPKVLEEMDMDVNDLMIKWYRLGPHSPGAPSCSSWWSSARSS
- a CDS encoding ABC transporter permease, giving the protein MAATAEVRAPAAAGAEPRSRTAWDRLRQHKLAMAGLIFIVLLILMAILAPWLAPADPNKQDLFLKLAKPGTPFDALGEGKYWLGADHLGRDVFSRVIYGARVSLLVGFVAEAIVMVIGVTMGALAGYYGGRVDRVIMRTVDVLFAFPDLLFAIAIMFALGRGLINLFIALSVVGWAGMARLTRGQVLALKEREFVEGARAAGASDARVILRHILPNALGPIIVAVTLGIPGAIMSEASLSYLGLGVQPPTATWGSMIYEGRSYLRHAPWMSLAPGVMIMLTVLAFNLLGDGLRDALDPRTKK
- the prfB gene encoding peptide chain release factor 2 (programmed frameshift) codes for the protein MYDELTRRAQRLRERIIELRRSLDLDRRLEEIAALEHQIAAPDFWNDQDRARRVTQQVAQLKAPVEQLESFRRRLDDLEVMIDLAEEASDAEMAAEARAEADALEEQVRQFELQVLLNGKYDAYNAILTIHAGAGGTEAQDWAEMLLRMYVRWAERRGFKVEELDRLDGDEAGIKSVTIAVRGPYAYGFLRPEMGVHRLVRISPFDASGRRHTSFAAVEVMPEIEDDVDDIEIRPEDLRIDTFRSSGAGGQHVNKTESAVRITHLPTGIVVSCQQERSQMQNRAVAMMMLRSKLVELKIEEQNKEMAQIRGPQMEIAWGSQIRSYVFQPYTLVKDHRSGVEVGNAQAVIDGELDPFIYGYLEKRANGELARP
- a CDS encoding peptidase C39 family protein, which gives rise to MALYPCNAFAAGDHQGTRAGPEGLVGDGTWTAPEQEAAPFDWAVASWNGEGELIEVSLRVRVGDDWSPWFSFGRWSSTGERASVPDQVHPPFGRLETDTLLLDRPARAYQFRVTLRAAALRRLWLAAARKDERSGEPPHRDAWGVELDVPMRSQMVFPDGGNVWCSPVSLAMVMAYYGHVESIPGETVPGVYDAAYRGHGNWPFNTAYASTRGFRAYVDRFGSFAELERWIARRRPLIASVAYDRSWLPNAPIARTAGHILVVRGFTPEGDVIVNDPAAPSDPEVRRVYRRELFRRAWLDRSGVVYVLEPLSAPGGL
- a CDS encoding WecB/TagA/CpsF family glycosyltransferase, translating into MKRAQILSIGVDKVTMAEAVDRCLGFIDAGGPHLVVTPNAEIADRAGRDPELAAIINGADLVVPDGAGIVLASRLLGDPVPEKVGGADLASNLLKALNDRGGGRVFLLGTRPEVVAEAARRVQEAYPRIQVVGWRDGFFRPEEEGEVVAQIRAARPDVLFVALGSPKQERWLHRHLPELGVPVGMGVGGTIDVWAGAVPRAPQWMIRANLEWLYRIVRLRRVRRSLPPLVRFGLNVLRARAQRPNP
- a CDS encoding aminotransferase class V-fold PLP-dependent enzyme: MEKLTQIRSQLPALSSQVYLNTGTAGPLPEPVRAAMVESLAAQAAEGRIATEYYVKLNQLKAQVRAKHAALLGCEPEEIALTQNTTDGMNLVTLGVNWQPGDEAITTNLEHPGALFPLFAARERYNITIRIADVLNRPEEAPAVIERLITPRTKLISLSHVSFITGAVLPIREIAEVAHRHGVLVLVDGAQSFGAIPVNVKELGVDFYAVTGQKWLCGPEGVGALYGSRTAAAQLRITFAGYGTAQAYDMYAGLLPKGGVQKLEQGTVQPANLAGQLAACRWLTEEVGTDWAYARIRRLAATARELLARVPGVTVVTPAETAGLVTFQVETDAERVLKALAQQRIIVRTVPHPRSLRLSAGFYNTEEELEQLAEALRPLAQGG
- the ftsE gene encoding cell division ATP-binding protein FtsE → MIEFINVTKVYPHMKTPSLDGINLRVERGEFVFLVGPSGAGKSTLMKLIYREELPTTGQILVDGKDVARLPRRAVPYLRRSIGIIFQDFKLLPDRTVFENVAFALECTDVPRREVNRRVPAALELVGLRHKSRALAAELSGGEQQRVAVARAIVRNPVLVIADEPTGNLDPENTWAIMNLLNQINQMGATVVVATHAAEIVDTMKKRVIALERGRVVRDENRGTYGYES